The Halorubrum salinarum genome segment AGCTCGTCCGTGTCGACGATACGGGGGATTGCGGCGGTCTGTGCGGGGTAGACCAGTTGATTGAGCAGCGCAAGCGACGGCATCACCGCGAGCACCAGCCACACCGAGAGGTGACCCGTCAGATGAGCCGCAGGGACTGACAGGACGAGCAGCCCCTGTAGGAGTTGCGTAGCGACCAGCAGGCGCCGGAGCGGCCACCGGTCGACCAGCGGACCGAACAGGAACTGAAGTCCCGCGGGTGCGAGCGTCAAGAAGCCCGCCAGCCCGGTGTAGAGCTCGTTGCCGGTCAGGTCCCAGACCAGCCACATCGCAGCGACGAAGTAGAGGCTGTCACCGGCATTGGTGACTAAGCGACCGGCGAACAGGCGCCGGAAATCGGGGTTGTTGAGGAGCGTTCTCATGAGCGAGTGGACGCTGAAGCGCGTGATAAGCGGGCCCAGAAGGGTCGTTCTGTAGGGCTCTTGACCGGAACTCCGCCGGCTACAGGTCCGCGCCCCGACCCAACGAGGCGATGCTTTTCAGGCAGACACGGTAGCGTCGCCGCCCGAGCATCGCGGGACCGCTCCGTGTGGCGTTCAGCGCTCATCCACTCCGGTTCCGCCACGTCGCCACGGACTCGGGAGGTGCCGGAAGCGCTACGCTATCGCACACAGAACGCGTCTTCTGCGAGCCGCTATATCACCTTACGGCGATCCATCGGACGATGAACGCAATCGAACTGAGTAACGTAACGAAGCGGTACGGCGACGTGACCGCACTCGACGACGTGACCCTCTCCGTGGCGGAGGGCGAGATATTCGGCTTCCTCGGCCCCAACGGCGCCGGGAAGTCGACGACCATCGACATCCTGCTCGACTTCGTGCGCCCGACGGCCGGCTCGGCGTCGGTCCTCGGACGCGACGTCCAAGCCGACTCGCTGGCGGTCCGGCAGCGGGTCGGGGTGCTCCCGGACGGGTATCACCTGTACGATCGGCTGACCGCGCGCCAGCACCTCGAGTTCGCGGCCGACTCGAAGGAAGCGGACGACGACATCGGTGCCGTTCTGGAACGCGTGGGCCTCGCCGACGCCGCCGACCGAACGGCCGGTGGGTTCTCGAAGGGTATGAAACAGCGCCTCGTCCTCGCGATGGCGCTGGTCGGCGAGCCCGACGTCCTCATCCTCGACGAGCCGACGACGGGGCTGGACCCGAACGGCGCGCGCCGGATGCGCGAGATCATCCGCGAGGAGCGAGACCGCGGCGCGACGGTGTTCTTCTCGTCGCACATCCTCGAACAGGTCGAGGCGGTCTGTGATCGCGTCGGCATCCTCCGCGACGGTCGCATCGTCGCGGTCGACACCATCGACGCGCTGCGCGGTGCGCTGGACAGCGAGGCCCGGCTCACCCTCGCGGTCGAGCCGATGGGCGACGAAGTCATCGCTGCCATCGCGGCGGTCGAGGGCGTCTCCAGCGTCCGTGACGACGGCGACGAGCGGCTATCGGTCGCCTGCGAGGA includes the following:
- a CDS encoding ABC transporter ATP-binding protein, with the protein product MNAIELSNVTKRYGDVTALDDVTLSVAEGEIFGFLGPNGAGKSTTIDILLDFVRPTAGSASVLGRDVQADSLAVRQRVGVLPDGYHLYDRLTARQHLEFAADSKEADDDIGAVLERVGLADAADRTAGGFSKGMKQRLVLAMALVGEPDVLILDEPTTGLDPNGARRMREIIREERDRGATVFFSSHILEQVEAVCDRVGILRDGRIVAVDTIDALRGALDSEARLTLAVEPMGDEVIAAIAAVEGVSSVRDDGDERLSVACEEAAKTAVLAAVEATGARLLDFDTEDVSLEELFAAYTQDAPDASAETAADTPAVDDEATEVRA